DNA from Ignavibacteriales bacterium:
CTAAAATTAATTAAGCATCATTCTAAAAAAGCAATTAAGATTGCCGCAACAGCATTGTCAGTTTCATTTATAAGTTTGTTTTTATACAGTCTCACAATTCCAGATAACCTTCTCGTAAATGCAAATGACCGATATGTATTTGCAGCTTTTTTAGCTATTACAATTTCCGTTTCAGCTATTTCTGTAATCGCAAAGGTATTAATTGATTTAAATCTGATAAGAAGAGACTTTGGTCAATTATTTGTTGCAATAGGAATGATTGATGAAGCTATCGTTTGGATTTTAGTCTCAATCTTTATCGGTTTTGTTGGCGGATTTACTGCGAGCGTTAGTGGTGTAGTTTTCTCGTTTGCAAAAGTAATTTTATTCATAATTCTTGGATTTGTAATCGGAAAGTTTATAATAAAGAATATTATAACTTTTATGCAAAATAAAATAAAATTAACGTATAAGTTTTTAACTCTGGTTATGGTGGCCATTTTCGTTTATGGTGCAATTGCTACTGCGCTTGGTTTGGAGGCAGTGTTAGGAGCTTTCGTGGCTGGTATCGTATTCGGACAAATACCCTATTTATCTGATGAAACAATAGACAGGCTTGAAAGTATAACTTTCGCAATATTTGCTCCAATATTTTTTGCATCTGCCGGATTGCAGGTAAACATACTTGAGTTCACTGATCCTACTATTCTTATTTTGAGTGTTATATTAATGCTGATAGCATTTTCATCCAAAGCTATTGGTGGATATGTTGGGGCTAGATATTTTGCAAAAAGTGATCACTGGACTTCTGTGCTGTTTGCAGTTGGAACCAATACTCGAGGGACAATACAAATAATTGTTGCAACAATCGGTTTAACTATTGGATTAATAACTAAAGATATTTTTTCAATAATAATTTTGATTTCTATTATTTCATCAATTATCGCTCCGATTTTTATAAAACTGATAATCAAAAAAGTTGAACCAAACACGGAAGAAATTCAAAGGATTAAGCAGGAAGAAATTTATGCAGGAAGTATTTTATCTAAAGTAAATCGAGTATTGCTGCCTGTAAGAGTAAGAACCAATTTCAATATCAAATCTGCAAAATCAATCGAGACAAACATTCTAGA
Protein-coding regions in this window:
- a CDS encoding cation:proton antiporter, whose translation is MHYDTLILLIQIAGLLLIARLMGEIAQRLGQPAVVGEIFAGILLGPTLLGNIPIIAEYIIPTESGKNYLTIISMFGAMFLLFIAGMETDLKLIKHHSKKAIKIAATALSVSFISLFLYSLTIPDNLLVNANDRYVFAAFLAITISVSAISVIAKVLIDLNLIRRDFGQLFVAIGMIDEAIVWILVSIFIGFVGGFTASVSGVVFSFAKVILFIILGFVIGKFIIKNIITFMQNKIKLTYKFLTLVMVAIFVYGAIATALGLEAVLGAFVAGIVFGQIPYLSDETIDRLESITFAIFAPIFFASAGLQVNILEFTDPTILILSVILMLIAFSSKAIGGYVGARYFAKSDHWTSVLFAVGTNTRGTIQIIVATIGLTIGLITKDIFSIIILISIISSIIAPIFIKLIIKKVEPNTEEIQRIKQEEIYAGSILSKVNRVLLPVRVRTNFNIKSAKSIETNILEAIGSKKVLSVTLFTITSEEEKSAAQTFLDGIASTFKVAEVNKKIIIANNALEKIIEESKKDYDLLVIGATEKQTNPQMVFNSFIDNLIRFSPCPSLIVQGHALIGENKFKRILVPTDGSKASKRAAEVAFSIATKSDEVHILRVIEEKVTFDNFEAKDHLVDRQFSYAQEIVMELKGIGESLSVNTFTRLELGVNPETVILNIAKENKFDLVILGSDVRPGSDRLYLGPRVEKILANCTCPVIVVNSF